In Fragaria vesca subsp. vesca linkage group LG1, FraVesHawaii_1.0, whole genome shotgun sequence, the sequence CTTTAGGTAGGGATTAGGCTGATCCCACCTTCCAGCACCATACAGCAATGATTCAACTCACCTATCTTCACTTGTATTCTAATACATGAACTGTTTTTACCATATGTTTACCGACACAATTGAAAGGTAAAAATACATGATATTTAATACTTACCATAGGGGTCACGGTCTCACGGAGAAACCAAAACACAGGTGGTCCACGTGTCAGGTGACAAACTGTCACGTGCCACCACTACTTTACCCCAAAAAAAAAAAAAAAAAACAAATTTTCTTAATCCCACACACCAAACTTGGTCTTGTAGTTGAATCAAAAGCAAAGACCAACATTATCAATAAGCTTAAAGCTGTTTCCTCCTCTGTAAATTTTAACCCCAATTTGACTTTTTTAACCCAAAAAAAAAAAAAAAAGTTTACCAACTTTCCACTAACCCTAGATCTCTCTCTTCTCTTCTCTTCTCCTCTCTCTTCTCACACAGCGAGCATTGCTGTCCGTACAAAATTTGTTTCCTTGTGCTCTCTATCTTCTTCTGCTGCTTGTTCTTCTTTGCTTCTGATTGGACGACAATCCGGGAGGTGTCGTTTGCGGATTCGAGTAGGCGGAGCTCTTTTTATGCTGCTCGTCGCTTAAAGATTTGATTTTTATTTTAGGGAGGAGGAGGTGTGAGATTTTTAGGGTTAGGGTTTCGCGCGAATGGAGCCTCGTGTTGGGAACAGGTTCAGACTGGGACGGAAGATCGGAAGCGGCTCGTTTGGGGAGATCTATCTCGGTTCGTTGTTTTGTTTGATTCTGATTTTTGTGGTTGAAATTTTGGATTTGGGGATTTTTGTTGAGGTTGTTAAATTATTGATCTTTTTTTTTTTTTGATCGGTTTTGATGTAGGTACGAATATTCAGACGAACGAAGAGGTTGCGATTAAGCTGGTGAGTGTTGTTAATTGAGCTTCTGGTGTTGACTTTTGTGTTTTTGATGATGCCAATTTGGATGTGGGAATTGAGTTTAAATTGTGCTGTAAGAATTTGGGAGAATGGTTTAGGAGTTTATGGTGTGCTTGTAGAAATGCTTCAGCTTTTTGAGTTTTGTTAGTAATGCAATTGAACCCAGAGGTTTGGGGAGTTGTAATTCTTAGATCAATTGGTTCAATTGGTTTTCTGGTTTGGTCTTATCAACTCTTGAGTCTCTTACTTTTAGTTTAATAGGATTAAGTAGTATTCTGTCTTATAAAATGTTGTTGATTATTATCTTCTGGAGCTTATAAAGCTAATGCTGTTGTTTCTTTCAATGGTTAGGAAAATGTGAAGACAAAACATCCTCAGTTGTTGTATGAATCCAAGTTGTACAGGATCCTACAAGGAGGAAGTATGTAATTTTCAGTTGATGAGTAGTTTTTTTAATTTTTTTATAGAGTTTTACATTTTTGGTTTCAAGCCTGACAAGCTTTTCTGGTTTGTGAATTTCGTATTACAGCTGGGATACCAAATGTGCGGTGGTTTGGAGTTGAAGGAGATTATAACGTTTTGGTAATGGATTTGCTGGGCCCTAGTCTTGAAGACTTATTTAACTTCTGCAGTAGGAAACTTTCTTTGAAGACAGTTCTTATGCTGGCAGATCAAATGGTAAGTATGGTGATTAAGTTTATGCATAGTAGTTGTTTTGGCTTATTTACTAATTTCTGACATTTTACATGTATTTTTAGATCAATCGTGTTGAATTTGTTCATTCCAAATCCTTTCTACATCGTGATATCAAGCCAGACAATTTTCTCATGGGATTAGGAAGGCGTGCAAATCAGGTTTTGCTCTTGTTTTCATAAGCAATGCTGATCTACTTTGGTTTCTTTGAGTATGCATTTCATATATTGAGGTGCTTATGCTAGTCATATTTGATTTCCACTTTTGTAGGTATACATGATTGATTTTGGTCTGGCTAAGAAATATCGGGATAGTACAACCCGTCAACATATTCCTTATAGGTGAGAATGAATGATGCATACTTGTGGGTGCGGCCACTAATTAGTTTATTGTATATGATACGGGTTATGGTGTAAGATATTTTGGGTATGAGAACATGATTGTGGGTCATTTTGTAACATAAAATTCTCATGTTTCTCTCATGTTTGTTATATGAATGCTGTAGAGAAAACAAGAATTTGACTGGAACAGCAAGATATGCAAGCATGAACACCCACCTTGGGATTGGTATGTTCATTCTTTCCTTTTGCATTTTGGTGATATTTGTAATGTAAATGTTTCAGATAAATGTTACGTCTGTTTTACTTGCATTTTGTGCTACTTTGAACTTTATAGAGCAAAGCCGGAGGGATGATTTGGAATCTCTTGGTTATGTCCTGATGTACTTCCTTAAGGGAAGGTGATAATCTCTGAGGACCGTATACTTGTTTTTTGGCACTGCTATCTTTTGATGTTTAGTTTGATAATGCTATTTGCTCGTAGTCTTCCTTGGCAGGGGCTAAAAGCAGGAACTAAGAAACAGAAGTATGAAAAAATTAGTGAGAAAAAGGTTTCTACTTCAATTGAGGTAAATTGTTTGCGTATGTTTTGTTTGTCTGCAATTCAGGTATTTTTGTTTGTCATCTGTTGACTGGTTAATTAAATGTTTTATCAGGCCTTGTGTCGTGGTTATCCAACAGAATTTGCATCCTATTTCCATTACT encodes:
- the LOC101303839 gene encoding casein kinase I isoform delta-like; protein product: MEPRVGNRFRLGRKIGSGSFGEIYLGTNIQTNEEVAIKLENVKTKHPQLLYESKLYRILQGGTGIPNVRWFGVEGDYNVLVMDLLGPSLEDLFNFCSRKLSLKTVLMLADQMINRVEFVHSKSFLHRDIKPDNFLMGLGRRANQVYMIDFGLAKKYRDSTTRQHIPYRENKNLTGTARYASMNTHLGIEQSRRDDLESLGYVLMYFLKGSLPWQGLKAGTKKQKYEKISEKKVSTSIEALCRGYPTEFASYFHYCRSLRFDDKPDYVYLKKIFRDVFIREGFQFDYVFDWTILKYQQSQLATPPTRALGAGTSSGMPHAPANVDRPTAEEDGRIAGLSSLDPTRRRIPGPALNSASVSRQRNSIATDSAITRENNLLSNPNMMGRSSGSSRRPAVSSSREGFGRSESEHRVRTNDASPGTGHRISSGQRSSPVESSDPTRTGRHSSQIRNYETAIRGLEGLQLDHEERIHY